One region of Canis lupus baileyi chromosome 1 unlocalized genomic scaffold, mCanLup2.hap1 SUPER_1_unloc_2, whole genome shotgun sequence genomic DNA includes:
- the ZNF865 gene encoding zinc finger protein 865: protein MEANAAGSATGGGGGSGIGGEDGVHFQSYPFDFLEFLNHQRFEPMELYGEHAKAVAALPCAPGPPPQPPPQPPPPQYDYPPQSTFKPKAEAPSSSSSSSSSSSSSSSSSSSSQAKKPDPPLPPAFGPPPPPLFDAAFPAPQWGIVDLSGHQHLFGNLKRGGPASGPGVTPGLASPTGTPGPLPAPSQTPPGPAAGAACDPTKDDKGYFRRLKYLMERRFPCGVCQKSFKQSSHLVQHMLVHSGERPYECGVCGRTYNHVSSLIRHRRCHKDVPPAATGPPQPGAPLPPLGLPAPPAGVPPAAAAAPPTPVSSGPPAPPAAAGAATVAAPVAEGTGAPAGVGVPPPAAGGGEGPFACPLCWKVFKKPSHLHQHQIIHTGEKPFSCSVCSKSFNRRESLKRHVKTHSADLLRLPCGVCGKAFRDAAYLLKHQAAHAGAGAAGPRPVYPCDLCGKSYSAPQSLLRHKAAHAPPAAPDAPKDAAASVPQPPPSFPAGPYLLPPDPPATDSEKAAAAAAAVVYGAVPVPLLGAHPLLLGGAGTSGAGGSSANVPGKTFCCGICGRGFGRRETLKRHERIHTGEKPHQCPVCGKRFRESFHLSKHHVVHTRERPYKCELCGKVFGYPQSLTRHRQVHRLQLPCALAGAAGLPATQGASGACGPGASASSAGAADALSYACSDCGEHFPDLFHVMSHKEAHMAEKPYGCDACGKTFGFIENLMWHKLVHQAAPERLLPPTPGGPQPQDGSGSADAASVLDNGLAGEVGAAVAALAGVSGGDDAGGTAVAGGGGGASSGPERFSCATCGQSFKHFLGLVTHKYVHLVRRTLGCGLCGQSFAGAYDLLLHRRSHRQKRGFRCPVCGKRFWEAALLMRHQRCHTEQRPYRCGVCGRGFLRSWYLRQHRVVHTGERAFKCGVCAKRFAQSSSLAEHRRLHAVARPQRCGACGKTFRYRSNLLEHQRLHLGERAYRCEHCGKGFFYLSSVLRHQRAHEPPRPELRCPACLKAFKDPGYFRKHLAAHQGGRPFRCSSCGEGFANTYGLKKHRLAHKAEGLGGPGAGAGTLAGKDA from the coding sequence ATGGAGGCAAACGCAGCAGGCAGTGCCAccgggggtggtgggggcagcgGCATAGGGGGCGAGGACGGGGTTCACTTCCAGAGCTACCCCTTCGACTTTCTCGAGTTCCTCAACCACCAGCGCTTTGAGCCCATGGAGCTCTATGGGGAGCACGCCAAGGCAGTGGCAGCCCTGCCCTGCGCCCCCGGGCCGccgccccagcccccgccccagccgcCTCCGCCCCAGTACGACTACCCGCCCCAGTCTACCTTCAAACCCAAGGCGGAGGCGCCGTCCTCGTCGTCCTCCtcgtcgtcgtcctcctcctcgtcctcctcatcctcctcttcctctcaggCCAAGAAGCCCGACCCGCCCCTGCCTCCCGCCTTCggcccccccccaccgcccctctTTGATGCTGCCTTCCCCGCCCCGCAATGGGGCATCGTCGACCTCTCTGGACACCAGCACCTTTTTGGGAATCTGAAACGTGGGGGGCCCGCCTCCGGGCCGGGGGTGACTCCGGGGCTGGCCTCGCCCACGGGGACCCCGGGGCCTCTGCCCGCACCCTCCCAGACCCCGCCGGGACCTGCCGCAGGGGCAGCCTGTGACCCGACCAAGGACGACAAGGGCTACTTCCGCAGGCTGAAGTACCTGATGGAGCGGCGCTTCCCGTGCGGCGTTTGCCAGAAGTCCTTCAAACAGTCCTCGCACCTGGTCCAGCACATGCTGGTGCACTCCGGGGAGAGGCCGTACGAGTGCGGCGTGTGCGGCCGCACCTACAACCACGTCTCCAGCCTCATCCGCCACCGCCGCTGCCACAAGGATGTGCCGCCCGCCGCCACAGGCCCGCCGCAGCCGGGGGCGCCACTTCCTCCGCTGGGCCTGCCCGCACCCCCTGCGGGAGTGCCCCCCGCTGCCGCCGCTGCCCCCCCCACGCCCGTGTCCTCcggtccccccgccccgcctgctGCTGCTGGAGCTGCCACCGTGGCCGCCCCCGTTGCGGAGGGGACCGGTGCCCCTGCCGGGGTGGGCGTGCCCCCTcccgcggcggggggcggcgaggGCCCATTTGCCTGCCCGCTCTGCTGGAAGGTCTTCAAGAAGCCCAGCCACCTCCACCAGCACCAGATCATCCACACCGGCGAGAAGCCCTTCTCCTGTTCCGTGTGCAGCAAGAGCTTCAACCGCAGGGAGAGCCTCAAGCGGCACGTGAAGACGCACTCGGCCGACCTCCTGCGCCTACCTTGCGGCGTCTGCGGGAAGGCGTTCCGCGACGCCGCCTACCTGCTCAAGCACCAGGCGGCTcacgcgggcgcgggggcggcagGGCCGAGGCCTGTGTACCCCTGCGACCTGTGCGGCAAGTCCTACTCCGCGCCGCAGAGCCTGCTCCGGCACAAGGCAGCGCatgccccccccgccgcccccgacGCGCCCAAGGATGCAGCGGCCTCCGTCCCGCAGCCCCCGCCTTCCTTCCCTGCCGGCCCTTACCTCCTGCCTCCCGACCCCCCCGCCACAGACAGCGAgaaggcggcggcggcagcggcggccgTGGTATATGGTGCCGTGCCCGTCCCACTGCTGGGGGCGCACCCGCTGCTGCTCGGCGGGGCCGGGACCAGTGGGGCCGGGGGGTCCAGCGCCAACGTCCCTGGAAAGACATTCTGCTGCGGCATCTGTGGGCGGGGCTTCGGGCGGCGTGAGACTCTGAAGCGCCACGAGCGCATCCACACCGGGGAGAAGCCCCACCAGTGTCCGGTGTGTGGGAAGCGCTTCCGAGAGTCCTTCCACCTGAGCAAGCACCACGTGGTGCACACTCGTGAGCGGCCCTACAAGTGCGAGCTCTGTGGCAAAGTCTTCGGCTACCCGCAGAGCCTCACTCGCCACCGCCAGGTGCACCGGCTTCAGCTGCCCTGCGCCCTGGCCGGGGCCGCGGGCCTCCCGGCCACCCAGGGCGCATCAGGGGCCTGTGGGCCGGGCGCCTCGGCCAGTTCTGCTGGAGCTGCGGATGCCCTGAGCTATGCCTGCTCAGACTGCGGCGAGCACTTCCCCGATCTCTTCCACGTGATGAGCCACAAGGAGGCCCACATGGCAGAGAAGCCTTACGGCTGTGACGCCTGCGGCAAGACCTTTGGCTTCATCGAGAATCTCATGTGGCACAAGCTGGtccaccaggctgcccctgagCGCCTGCTCCCACCCACACCTGGCGGTCCCCAGCCCCAGGACGGCTCTGGCAGTGCCGATGCAGCCAGTGTGCTGGACAATGGGTTGGCAGGAGAGGTGGGGGCGGCTGTGGCAGCGCTGGCAGGCGTGTCTGGGGGTGACGACGCTGGCGGAACGGCGGTGGCTGGAGGCGGTGGGGGTGCCAGTTCAGGCCCTGAGCGCTTCAGCTGTGCCACATGTGGCCAGAGCTTCAAGCAtttcctgggcctggtgactcacaAGTATGTGCACCTGGTGCGGCGGACCCTAGGCTGTGGCCTCTGTGGCCAGAGCTTCGCTGGTGCTTACGACCTGCTCCTGCACCGCCGCAGCCACCGGCAGAAGCGAGGCTTCCGCTGCCCAGTGTGTGGCAAGCGCTTCTGGGAGGCAGCTCTGCTCATGCGCCACCAGCGCTGTCACACAGAGCAGCGGCCCTACCGGTGCGGTGTGTGTGGCCGGGGCTTCCTGCGCTCCTGGTACCTGAGGCAACATCGCGTGGTGCACACGGGCGAGCGCGCCTTCAAGTGCGGCGTGTGCGCCAAGCGCTTTGCGCAGTCCTCCAGCCTGGCAGAGCATCGGCGTTTGCACGCGGTGGCCCGGCCCCAGCGTTGCGGCGCCTGCGGCAAGACCTTCAGATACCGCTCCAACCTGCTGGAGCACCAGCGGCTGCACCTGGGTGAGCGCGCCTACCGCTGCGAGCACTGCGGGAAGGGCTTTTTCTACCTGAGCTCAGTGCTGCGCCACCAGCGTGCCCATGAGCCGCCGCGGCCCGAGCTCCGCTGCCCTGCCTGCCTCAAAGCCTTCAAGGACCCCGGCTACTTTCGGAAGCACCTGGCGGCCCACCAGGGCGGCCGGCCCTTCCGCTGCTCCTCCTGTGGCGAGGGCTTTGCCAACACCTATGGCCTCAAGAAACACCGCTTGGCCCACAAAGCTGAGGGCCTTGGGGgtcctggggcaggggcgggcaCCTTGGCGGGAAAGGATGCCTGA
- the ZNF524 gene encoding zinc finger protein 524, with protein MDIPSPDPLPSPLPGEEEKPLALPSPVPRGRRGRRPGGATSSNQTLKATLPRKRGRPPKSGQEPPLAQGVTAPVGSGGGSDLLLIDDQGVPYTVSEGSAAGLPEGSGPKKAPHFCPVCLRAFPYLSDLERHSISHSELKPHECKDCGKTFKRSSHLRRHCNIHAGLRPFRCPLCPRRFREAGELAHHHRVHSGERPYQCPVCRLRFTEANTLRRHAKRKHPEAMGVPLCSPDPGPEPPWDEEGIPATTGAEEEVEEEPEEKELA; from the coding sequence ATGGACATCCCCAGCCCAGACCCGTTGCCTTCGCCTTTGccaggggaggaagagaaacCTCTGGCCTTACCTTCTCCTGTTCCCCGGGGCCGCCGAGGCCGGCGTCCCGGTGGGGCCACCTCCTCGAATCAGACGCTCAAGGCCACCCTCCCTCGCAAGCGGGGCCGCCCCCCCAAGTCAGGGCAGGAGCCCCCGCTGGCACAGGGGGTGACAGCCCCTGTGGGCAGCGGCGGTGGCAGCGACCTCCTGTTGATCGATGATCAGGGTGTACCCTATACCGTCTCTGAGGGGTCAGCGGCAGGTTTGCCTGAGGGCTCTGGCCCTAAGAAGGCCCCACACTTCTGCCCGGTGTGCCTGCGGGCCTTCCCCTACCTCTCCGACCTGGAACGCCACAGCATCTCACACTCAGAGCTGAAGCCGCATGAGTGCAAGGATTGCGGCAAGACCTTCAAGAGGTCCAGCCACCTCCGGCGGCACTGCAACATCCATGCCGGCCTGCGGCCTTTCCGCTGCCCACTCTGCCCCCGCCGCTTCCGTGAGGCGGGCGAGCTGGCCCACCACCACCGTGTCCACTCTGGGGAGCGCCCCTACCAGTGCCCTGTCTGCCGGCTGCGCTTCACGGAGGCCAACACGCTCCGGCGCCATGCCAAGCGCAAGCACCCCGAGGCCATGGGGGTGCCCCTGTGTTCCCCGGACCCAGGGCCTGAACCACCGTGGGACGAGGAGGGCATTCCGGCTACAACAGGGgctgaggaggaggtggaggaggagccGGAGGAGAAAGAGCTGGCTTGA